The following coding sequences lie in one Calditrichota bacterium genomic window:
- a CDS encoding EutN/CcmL family microcompartment protein, whose translation MFLAKVKYRVTATEKHPAYQEKRVFVVQPVKPDGSEFGSTWVAMDYVGCDVGDIVVCGGAPGVAKEVFKLELAPIRTLIMAIVDEIDYRDIE comes from the coding sequence ATGTTTCTGGCAAAAGTAAAATATCGAGTAACTGCCACGGAAAAACATCCGGCATATCAAGAAAAGCGTGTTTTCGTTGTGCAGCCGGTAAAACCGGATGGTTCAGAATTTGGCTCAACATGGGTGGCGATGGATTACGTTGGCTGCGACGTTGGTGATATTGTAGTTTGCGGCGGTGCGCCTGGTGTGGCAAAGGAAGTTTTTAAATTAGAACTCGCGCCGATCCGCACGTTGATTATGGCGATTGTTGATGAGATAGATTATCGGGATATTGAATGA